The Cryptomeria japonica chromosome 6, Sugi_1.0, whole genome shotgun sequence genomic interval atgcattatttctgagacaccggttatgatgttttatcataactttatcaaaggttaccggtactgataagaagttgtttgaaaaagtatttgatctttttgataaggttaatgagttggtaattgatcaagtttatatgattactttggtggtgaaagtattagtaaataatttgattaattgttaagcaaatctgataaagaggttattagatctgattacagaagttgagatgagatatttgttaaatgctttcagatctgagataagctgaaataagtttgattttgagttaaagttagaattggtcttaatactgattcaccccccctcttagtattaatcggatcctcataggattaacatatGGGTAGATGAGAAACATTAATACTATGTCCTAAAACGATCATACTTTATTATGAACAACTCAACATTAAGGTGTACAATATTTATAATGACAGTTTATTATAGTGGAAACAATAACAATGAGTGAGTACAAGTCTATTTTCCATAAAACATCATACATAATAAATAGTTATAATTAAATAATGATTGTGCATGATTTTATAATAGCTAGTTCCTTGAAAACATTAATAATTAGATAACTTACTAAAATTTATAGTAAAGACAATGATCATCGATGAGCGCTTGCAAGCACCTCTTATATTTTTCCACGTTACCTTCTGATTTGCCTTCCAATATCTGGACAACTTGAGCCATAGTTGGAATACACAGAATGCTTATCACAACTGATCTTATCACCTCTTCAACATCCGCCTTGTATGCAATCCTTTCATCCACAATGCCGATGGTGTTTCCCTTCTGAATTTGAACTGCTGACCAAGTCGGAAAGTAGCGCTGAGAATCCTGCACGCTCAAATCACTATTTCGTCGGCCTGAGATTATTTCGAGCAGGGTCAGCCACTCGGGAGCCAAATATCCTCTCGTTCCTCTTGTTGTCGTTAGCACTCTGCTGAACTCTCTGACAACAAGCTTTGCCAGCCCAAAATGAACCACTTTTGCAGAGAAGTCCGCATGCAGAAGAACATTTTCTGGCTTGATATCGGAATGGATGATGCGATCTCTGCATTCTTCGTGGAGATAAAGTAACCCCATTGCAGTACCCAAAGCAATTCCAAATCGTGTATTCCATTCCAgcaccttgtcttcttctttggatTTGTAGGACATGAAAGAGTTGAGAGATCCGTTTTGCATGTACTCATAAACAATCATCATTTTAGAGCCCTCCACGCAGAATCCACGGAGCCTTACCAAATTCATATGATGTATGTTTCCAATTGTGCATATTTCCGCAAGGAATTGCTTTTCTGCTTGTGCGGAATCCTCTAATCTTTTCACGGCTACAAGTGTGTTGTCTGGCAGAGTTGCTTTAAAGACACAGCCAAATGCTTCCTTTCCCAACTTATGGGAGAAATTGTTGGTCGCAATTTTGAGCTCTTTGTATGTGAATGTTCTAAGCGATGTTGGTGCGTCGTACTCCTCGACTTTCTGAAGTAGTCTTCGATGCCTGCGCTGAATAAAGCATGCACCAATGAACAGACTACTCAAAATGGCAACGCCCAAAGGAATTGAAATGTAGAGTGCAACTAATCTGCTTCTGCTTCTTCCTGCTTGGGCTGACAAATGTGACACAACAGAAGCAGCCAATGGAATGAACAATGGCTGGCCGTCAGAAGAAGTGGCCTTATCTCGCATGCTTACAAGATCGCCAAACCACAATTTACAAACAACAGAATTTGAATCGGTGAAAGCACAGGAGCAATTGTTGAGACAAGCAATTTTACATCCTCGTCGAGTCGGCTCCATCACTTGGAGGAAACCATCTGTGGTGCCACTAACACTTCTATTTATGGCGGCGCAGTTTAATGGAGTACGCCGAACACAACCGCTTGACCACCATTCCTGAGAACTCCAGACAGCAGCGTTTCTTGGGTGGAAGCCTTCCGTACATCTGCATGACTGAATGTTTTCTCGGGTGAAACATACTCCGTACGCCCCGCATCCACCATAGACGCCACAGCTAGATTCAGGTTGAAACCAAATCGGGCTCCAGCTATTATCATTAGTCCAATAATAGACTGATATCTCACCGTTTCTGTTGAGAACTTCTCTCACCATCATCGTACTAGCCTTGCTCCAAGCTTATATGTGATAAAAAACAGCAGAAATACAGAGGAGAAACAAACACAGAAATACAGAGGAGAAGAGACGCAGGAGACAGAGGAGAAACCCATAAATGGGCTCTAGATTGTGTTTAAAATACATTAAATTTATAGACCATTACATATTAAATGTTCTGGAAACTGTAGATTAAAGTTACATGCAGCAATAATGGTGGGCAGGTGAAAGAAGGTTTTAGAAGTCAGTCGGTGGAGGAACTTTCTGGAAGACAGAAGTTTCTAGGAGGATAATTAATTTATGTGTAGTACATTCTTGTGGGAGATAACACCACGAATTCCTCCTTCAAAATGGAATAAGATGGAGCCGCTGGAAAAGTGGTAAAGTAGTACCAGTCCAGTCTCCCGGACTAAAATGTATCTGCGGGATCTCCAAACCTCTCCCAGACAATCTGAGAAGTGTTCTGGGTGCCAAAACGAACAAAATTACCAGTGTCATTACTCAACCAAATGTCTTTTCCTTGCAAATCAGAGAGAGTGAGATAGTCAGTTGAAGAGAGCGTCAAGACGCCGGGCATGCTTGTGATGGGAGTTTCTCTGTTAGCCACCCAAACGATGGTCTTGTCAGGGATGTGGGCATACCAGATGCCAACATACCAGTTGTTGgttccatttggattaaaaaatcccAATTCAAAAGTGCCATTCTTTGAAATGATGGTATGCTTTTTCCTCAGAGAAGCCCCCAAAGAAAGGGTGTCACCAGCAGCAACAAATTAATGGCAACTGCGTTGGAGAATAATCAAAGCAAGAGCTAAAATGAAACGTTTCAACCAGTTGAATGCTGAACGATCCATTTTCTTTCGGCTATTATTTCTTTCTCTTAATTACAGATGCCTAACAATGTAAAAAATGTCTCTCTGTGGCGAACAGGTAGCTTTTACTGAGATATTAAATAGACTATCTAATTGTGAACGACATTTGTTGACTTGAAGAATTTTTACCCATTTTTAGCTGACAGGATATATAGTACGAGGTTTGAACAGGGAAGTCTCTCGTCTAAAAATTAGGCTGGTTTTTCtgtaaagattagaaagagcagagaaaacaataacagaaacagaaaagcaataagaa includes:
- the LOC131876786 gene encoding G-type lectin S-receptor-like serine/threonine-protein kinase At2g19130; translation: MVREVLNRNGEISVYYWTNDNSWSPIWFQPESSCGVYGGCGAYGVCFTRENIQSCRCTEGFHPRNAAVWSSQEWWSSGCVRRTPLNCAAINRSVSGTTDGFLQVMEPTRRGCKIACLNNCSCAFTDSNSVVCKLWFGDLVSMRDKATSSDGQPLFIPLAASVVSHLSAQAGRSRSRLVALYISIPLGVAILSSLFIGACFIQRRHRRLLQKVEEYDAPTSLRTFTYKELKIATNNFSHKLGKEAFGCVFKATLPDNTLVAVKRLEDSAQAEKQFLAEICTIGNIHHMNLVRLRGFCVEGSKMMIVYEYMQNGSLNSFMSYKSKEEDKVLEWNTRFGIALGTAMGLLYLHEECRDRIIHSDIKPENVLLHADFSAKVVHFGLAKLVVREFSRVLTTTRGTRGYLAPEWLTLLEIISGRRNSDLSVQDSQRYFPTWSAVQIQKGNTIGIVDERIAYKADVEEVIRSVVISILCIPTMAQVVQILEGKSEGNVEKYKRCLQALIDDHCLYYKF